The following are encoded together in the Lathyrus oleraceus cultivar Zhongwan6 chromosome 3, CAAS_Psat_ZW6_1.0, whole genome shotgun sequence genome:
- the LOC127129807 gene encoding uncharacterized protein LOC127129807, whose translation MVIISPRDVLAHHVKRLHQILQRMSRVSGQEDVIEFIQKYIIYRFGIPETVTTDQGSVFTGRKMQEFAKEMSFKLLTFTPYYAQANGQVEAANKVVIGFIKKHIGKKPRNWHKTLDQILWACQTSPKEATNSTPFRLTFGHDAVLPVEIYLQSKSIQRHHEIPSESYWNMMLDELSDLDEERLNALELLKRQKKGV comes from the exons ATGGTTATTATTTCTCCAAGGGATGTATTGGCCCACCATGTTAAAAGGCTGCATCAAATTCTCCAAAGGATGTCAAGAGTGTCAG GCCAAGAAGATGTGATTGAATTTATCCAGAAATACATCATCTACAGATTTGGGATTCCAGAGACCGTTACAACGGATCAAGGGTCAGTatttactggtcgaaagatgcaagaatttGCTAAAGAAATGAGTTTCAAATTGTTAACGTTTACGCCATATTACGCTCAAGCTAATGGTCAGGTTGAAGCAGCAAACAAAGTGGTAATTGGTTTTATCAAGAAACATATAGGGAAGAAACCTAGAAATTGGCACAAAACTTTAGATCAGATTTTGTGGGCGTGTCAGACCTCTCCCAAGGAAGCCACTAACTCGACCCCATTTCGACTGACCTTTGGTCATGATGCGGTTTTACCAGTAGAAATTTACCTACAATCAAAAAGTATTCAGAGGCATCATGAGATTCCATCAGAATCATATTGGAACATGATGTTAGATGAGTTATCCGATCTAGATGAAGAGAGACTAAATGCCTTGGAATTACTGAAAAGGCAGAAGAAGGGGGTATAA